The sequence below is a genomic window from Hyalangium ruber.
TCGAGACGTACCGCGAGCGCCTGCTGGCCGATACCACGCGGCCCCGGCTCCGTCCGGGCGTGTCACTGGAAGAAGAGCTCTCCACCGTGTTTCACGAGCGTGAAGTGTTGCACGCCCGTGTCCCGAGCGTGCCGCTGGTGGATTTCCTCCGGGCCTTCCGAAGCGAGGTGATGCCATGACGCCGCTGCTACGTGTCGTCACCCTGCCGCCCACCCTGCTGGGCTCCGAGGCGATCCGCTTCGCGGAGGAGGTCCGCCGCCGGGGTGCGAACGTGCTCGAGGTGCGAACCGATCTGCACGCGCCGGAGGCCGTGGACGGCCAGGCCCTGGCGCGGGTGCTGCCGCTGCTCATCTCCGAGCGGGGAAAGCCCCTGCCCTCCTCCTGGATGGAGGCCGCCACCTATGTGGACCGGGATGTGACGGTCTCGGTGGAGGTCCCCTCGTCGAAGTGGCGGCTGGTGGCCTCGCACCATGCCGCGCGCCCGCTCTCTTCGGACGAGGCCCTGTGCCTCTGGGAGCAGACGCTGCCCGCGAATGCCTGGGTGAAGCATGTCGAGCCCCTGGGCCCTTCCTCGCGCGTGGAGGAGTTGCTGGAGACGCAGTCCCGGCTCATTGCCCGCTTCGGTGCCGGTCGGGTAACGGTGCTGGGAATGGGGCCCGCAGCGCTTCCGGCCCGCGTGGTGCTCGCCCGACGCAACGCGCTCGACTACGTCGCCGCGGGAGGCAGTTGGAGCGCGGCGCCGGGACAACGGCTGCTGGATGACGCCGTCCGCGAGCTGCGCGCGGTGGAGCGGGGAACCGCGCGTGGGGGTGCTTCGCGGCTCGGCATCCTGGGCACGAGCATCGTCCACTCCCGCTCGCCGCGCATCCACCGCCAGCCCTTCGATCGCATCGACATCCCCGAGGATGGGCCCGTCGAGGAGCTCGTCGATTCGCTGCTGCCCCACTACGCCGGCTTCGCCGTCACCAGCCCCTTCAAGCTGCGGCTGGCCCGCCATACCCGCGCGCCCCTGGAGGCCATCAACACCCTGGTGCGCCGGGGCAACCGCTGGGAGTCCTTCAACACCGACGTCGCGGGAGCGCGTGCCGTGCTGGAGCGGCTCGGGGCCCGCGAGGTGTTCGTCCTCGGTGACGGCGGCTCGACCGCCGCGCTCCGCGCCATCGCCCCGGAGGCCGGCGTCCAGTTGCGCGTCCTCAAGCGCTCGGAAGTCCACGAGCCCCTGCGCGGCGCGGGCCTCTGGACCTGGCCGGATCGGATAGCCCCACCCGAGGGCCTGCGGTTTGATGGGGCGCGCGTGGCGGTGATCGCCTACGGTGCCCCGGGTCGGCGTGTCGCCCAGGAGATTGCGCGACGCGGCGGCACTCCAGTCATGCTGGGTTCGGCGTGGTTCATCGCACAAGCTCGGCGGCAGCGTGAACTCTGGGAGAGCGCGACATGAACACCCTTGGCGTCCTGTTCCGTCTGACCACCTTCGGCGAGAGCCACGGCCCCGCGCTGGGCTCGATCATCGACGGGTGCCCCTCTGGCGTCCCCCTCACGCGCGAGCACATCCAGGCCGCGCTGGATCGGCGACGCCCCGGCCAATCGGCCATCGTCACCGCCCGCTCCGAGCCGGACCAGGTGGAGATCCTCTCCGGCGTCTTCGAGGACAAGACGCTGGGCACGCCCATCGCGGCCATCGTGCGCAACACGAACCAGCGCTCGGGCGACTACGACAAGCTGAAAACGGAGGACCGGCCCGGCCACGCGGACGCGGTCTGGCGCGAGCGCTACAAGCACCGTGACCACCGGGGCGGCGGGCGCACCAGCGGCCGCGAGACGCTCTGCCGAGTGATTGGCGGCGCGGTGGCGGAGGCCTACCTCGCCCGGGATCTGCCCCAGGTGCGCACGGTGGGCTGGGTCTCCCAGGTGGGAAACCTCGTCGCGGCGGTGCCCCCTCCGGGTCTCACGCGCGCGCAGGTGGACGCACACCCCACGCGCTGCGCGGATCCGGTGCTGCGCGAGGAGATCTCCCAGCGCATCCTCGCGGCCAAGGAGGCCGGAGACAGCCTGGGGGGCTCCATCGACATCCGCGTCGAGGGCCTGCCGGTGGGGCTCGGTGAGCCCATCTTCGGCAAGCTCAAGGCGCTGATCGCCCAGGCGCTGGGCAGCGTCGGCGCCGTGACGGGCGTGGTCTGGGGCCCGCCGGATCTGCTCTCGCGAATCGAGCAGCCCGGCAGCGTCTTCCACACCCAGAAGGAGATGTACGGCGGCATCCAGGGCGGCCTGGCCAACGGCGAGCCGATGCAGGTGCGCGCCTTCTTCAAGCCGCCCGCCACGCTCGCCGACCACGCGAAGGGCGGACGCCACGATCCGTGCATCATGCCTCGCGCGGTGCCCGTCCTGGAGGCGATGGTGTCGATGGTCATCGCCGATCTCGTCCTGCAGATGAACGCCCGACCGCACTCCCTATGAGCCCTACTCCCCCTGGCGCCTATCGCCCCGCAGCAGATCACTGGGGCACTTTCACCAAGCTCTCGAAGCGGCTGCCCGAGGGCAGCGTGGCCGTCGTCGACCGGACGGTGGCGCGCTTGCATCCCGGCCTCATCCCCGCCCTGGAGGCGCGCAACCCCCGCGCCATCCTCCAGCTCGTCGGCGGTGAGCGGGCCAAGAACTTCGAGACGCTGCAGAAGGTGCTCGCAGGCGGCCTCACCCTGCCCCGCTCCGGCACGCTGGTGGCCGTGGGCGGAGGCACCATCGGAGATGTGGCCACCGTGGCCGCGCACCTGCTCAAGCGCGGCGTGCGGCTGGTGCAGGTGCCCACCACCCTGCTGGCGGCGGTGGACAGCAGCCTCGGCGGCAAGGGCGCGGTGGACATGTCCGTGCGCGGCGCCGTGGTGAAGAACCCCGTGGGCGTCTTCCACTATGCCGACGAGACGTGGATCTGCCCGGAGCTGTACACCTCGCTCTCCGAGGTCCAGCTCCGCGAGGGCGCCATCGAGGCCTGGAAGATGGCCGTCTGCCTGGACGGAGACCTCTTCCGCCGCTACTCGCGCAAGCCGCCGCCCCTGCAGCGGCTGGTGAAAGACGCGCGGCGGCTCAAGGAGAACGTCTGCGCGCAGGACCCCTACGAGCAGACGGGTCTGCGGCGGGTGCTCAACTTCGGCCACACCTTCGGCCATGTGCTGGAGGGCCTGTCCCGCTTCAAGCTGTCCCACGGGGACGCGGTGGGCCTGGGCATGCTCTGCGCGCTGGACGTGGGGCGGCTGCTCGGAGTGACGCCGCAGGACGTGGCGATCCAGGTGGAGGAGGCGCTGAACCGCGGGCTTGGCATCCTCGGCCGGGATCGCATCGCGGCCCTGTGCAAGCGCGCCGCCCTCAAGGACGTGACGACCCTGCTCGCCGCCGACAAGAAGGCGGGCAAGGCGGGCGAGCTGCGCATGGTGCTGCTCTCCGCCATTGGCGCCTTCGACATCAAGGACGTCACCGAGAACGATTGGCGCACCCTCTGGCCCGCCTGGACACGGGGAATCCTCCCATGAGTCAGTTGCACGTCGACCCCAGCCACCTCGCCGCCGCGCGCCTCACTCCTCCGCTGTCCAAGTCGGACGCGCAGCGGGCGCTGGTGCTCGCGCACCTCACGGGTCACTGGCCCCTGGCCACGCTCCAGGCCGAGCCCGAGTCGGACCGGGCCGCGGACGTCCGCGTCCTCACGCGGGGCGTGGAAGCCCTGCGCCTGCCTCCGGGCCCGGTGCGGGACGTGGACTGCGCGGATGGCGGCGCCCCGTTCCGCATCCTCGTCACCCAGGCGGCGGTCACCCCCGGCGCCCGCGTACGGCTCACCGGTACCCCTCGCCTGGGCGAGCGCCCACACGGCCCGCTCTTCGACTCGCTCCGAGAAACTCTGGGGCCCTCGGGGCTCGTCCTCACCGAGGGCAAGCCCTGGCCCGTGGAGATTCACGCGCCCACCACCGCCGGCGCGCCCGTCTTCCGGGTGCCGGGCGCGCAGAGCAGCCAGTACGCCTCCAGCCTGCTGCTGGGCTGCGCGGCGCTCTACCTGCGCGAGAAGCGCCCCTGGAGCGTCGAAATCCAAGGCCCGCTGACGAGCGCCGGCTACCTGGAGCTCACCGTCACCTGGCTGCGGCGCTTCGGCTTCACCGTGGAGGAGACCGCCTCCCGCTTCTCGGTCACCGGCTACCAGCCCTCCCCGAGTGCCCCACCCATCCCCGGAGACTGGTCCTCCCTGGGCTACCTGCTGCTCATCGCCTGGCGCACGGGCGGCAGCGTCGAGCGCGCGGACCCGTCCAGCGCCCACCCGGACCAGGCGCTCCTGCGGCTCATCCAGCCCGCGGGCCTCACCCCGGTTCCCGGGCCGGACCTCACCATGCGCGTCGAGGGCCAGGCCCGCGACGGGCTCGTGGCCTCCGGCAAGGAGTGCCCGGACCTGCTCCCCACCCTCGCGGCGCTCGCCTGCGTCCTGCCGCGCCCCTCCACCCTCACGGACGTCGGCATCCTCCGCTTGAAGGAGAGCGACCGGCTGGAGGGCATCCGCAAGTTCGTGTCGGCTTATGGAGGAACCACCACCCTGGAGGGCGAGACGCTCACGGTGACGCCCCCCAAGGCCCCTCCCGCGCACTTCGCCATGGACAGCCACGGAGACCACCGGCTCGCCATGGTTTCGGCCACCCTCGCCGTGCTGTCGGGCGCCCGGTTGACGCTCACCGGCCCCGAGTGCGTGGAGAAGAGCTTCCCGGGCTTCTGGCGGCAGTTAGAAAAAGCGGGTGTACGCCTCTCGGAATGATTCGGGCAACCCACAGTGTCGGGGACGGTCGGAGGGCTCTCTTTTTTGTTGAAAGCAAACTGTCCCCCGTGAAATCTCCCGCCCATGCCCAAGGACACGCTGACAATCACGGACAACCGAACCGGGAAGACGTACGAGGTCCCGATCGAGAACGGATGCGTTCGCACCCACGCGCTCAGGCAGATCAAGGTCAATGACGAAGACTTTGGCTTGATGGGGTACGACCCGGCGTTCCTCAATACGGCCAACTGCCGCAGCGCCATCACCTACATCGATGGCGACAAGGGCATCCTCGAGTACCGCGGCTACCCCATCGAGCAGCTGGCCGAGAAGTCCTCGTTCCTCGAGGTGGCCTACCTGCTGCTCAACGGCGAGCTGCCCAACCCCAAGGAGCTCGAGCAGTTCATCCACCTCGTGACGCACCACACGTACGTCCACGAGAACATCAAGACCTTCATGGACGGGTTCCGCTACGACGCGCACCCCATGTCCATGCTGGGCTCCACGGTGGCGGCGCTCTCGGGCTTCTACCCGGACGCCAAGAACACCAAGGACGAGCGCAGCCGCCGCATCCAGATCACCCGGCTCATCGCCAAGATGCCCACGCTGGCGGCCTTCTCGTTCCGCCACAGCATGGGCCTGCCGTACATCTACCCGGACAATGACCTGTCCTACGTCGCCAACTTCCTGGCGATGATCCGCCGTATCGGCACGGCCACCTACAAGGTGCATCCGGTGCTGGAGCGCGCGCTGGACCTGCTCTTCATCCTGCACGCCGACCACGAGCAGAACTGTTCCACCACGTCGGTGCGCACGGTGGGCTCGTCCGAGGTGGATCCGTACTCGGCGGTGAGCGCGGGCATCGGCGCCCTGTACGGCCCGCTGCATGGCGGCGCCAACGAGGCCGTGCTGCGCATGCTGCGCGAGATCGGCCACGTCTCGAAGATCCCCGACTTCATCAAGGCGGTGAAGAGCGGCGAGGGCGAGAAGAAGCTGATGGGCTTCGGCCACCGCGTCTACAAGTCCTACGACCCGCGCGCCAAGGTCATCAAGCGCGTGGCGGACGAGGTGTTCGAGGTGACGGGCAAGAACCCGCTGCTCGACATCGCCGTGGAGCTGGAGCGCATCGCCCTGCAGGACGAGTACTTCGTCAAGCGCAAGCTCTACCCGAACGTGGACTTCTACTCGGGCCTCATCTACGAGGCGATGGGCTTCCCCGTGGAGATGTTCCCGGTGCTCTTCGCCATCCCGCGCACGGTGGGCTGGTGCGCGCAGTGGGAGGAGATGGTGAAGGATCCGGAGCAGAAGATCGCCCGGCCGCGCCAGATCTTCGTGGGCTCCCAGCGCCGCGACTACGTCTCGATGGACAAGCGCTCCGGGAAGTAACCCGGGCGCGGCAAGCCGCCTGAAGCACGAAGGGGCGAGGGACTTCGGTCCCCCGCCCCTTTTGCTTTCCTCAGCCCGCCTTGCTCTCGGAGCCCGCCCCTTCCGCGTACATCGACTCGATGACGTCGGCGTACTTCTGCTCCACCGCGGAGCGGCGGACCTTGAGGGTGGGCGTCATCTCCCCCTTGTCGATGGAGAAGTCCTCTGGGAGCACCGCGAAGCGCTTGATCGTCTCGAAGCGGGCCAGCTTCGGATTCACGTCCCGCTCGATGGCCTCCTCCAGGTACTTGCGCAGGCGGGCGTCGCGGGCGAGCGCGCCCACGTCCTCCGTCCAGCCCTTCTCCTTGGCCAGGGCGCGCGCCTTCTCCGCGTCCAGCGTCAGCAGGGCCACCAGGTAGTTGCGCCGCTCGCCAATGACGACGGACTGGCTGACGGGCGACACCCCCTTGAGCAGGCCCTCGATGTTGGCCGGGGGCGTCTTCTTGCCGCCCGAGGTGACGATGATCTCCTTCTTGCGGCCGGTGATGTGGGCGTAGCCCTCGCCATCCAGGTGCCCCACGTCTCCGGTGTGCAGCCAGCCGCCCTCGAGCAGCTCCGCGGTGAAGGCGGGCTCCTTGTAGTAGCCCATGCAGGTGAGCCCGCCGCGCACGAGGATCTCTCCGTCCTCGGCGATGCGGACCTCCACCCCCACCAGGGGCCGCCCGATGGAGCCGAGCCGGGTGGCCTCCACGGTGTTGAGGGTGGCGGGCCCGGTCAGCTCGGACATGCCCCACACCTCGCGGATGACGATGTCGATGGAGGCGAAGAACTCCAGCACGTCCCGGGAGATGGGCGCCGCGCCGGTGGAGAAGAACTGGCCCTGATCGAAGCCGATGCGCGTGTGCAGGGGCCCGAACACGAGCTTGCGGGCGAGCTGGTACTGCGCCTCCAGCCTCAGGGGCACCTTCTCGTGGCGCATCGAGAGCGTGTGGTACTCGGTGGCCACCCCGCGCGCCCACCCGAGCACCTTCTGGCGCACCGCGGGCTGCGAGCGCATGCCCTCCTCCGCCTTCGCCTTGAACTTCTCCCACACGCGCGGCACGCCGAAGAAGAAGGTGGGCCGCACCTCGCGCAGGTTCTGGGGCACCGAGTCCACGGAGTCGGCGAAGTAGACCTGGCCGCCCAAGAGCAGCGGCGCGTGCAGGGAGAGCACCTGCTCGGCGATGTGCGACAGCGGCAGGTACGAGAGCAGGCGCAGCGACTCGCCCGTGAAGTTCACCGCCTGGAGCAGCCGCCCCGCCGTCCACACGAGGTTGTGGTGGCTGAGCATCACCCCCTTGGGGTTGCCGGTGGTGCCCGAGGTGTAGATGAGGGTGGCCAGCGCGTCGGGCTCCAGCGCGTTGACGCGCTCCCAGTAGGGCCCCTCGTCCGCGCCTGTGCCCTTGTCCAGCACGTCCGAGTAGCGCAGCACCCCGGGCGGCAGCGGCTCGGGCGCGTCCATGACGATGATGTGGCGCAGCTTCGGCAGCCGCTCGCGAAGGGCCAGCGCGCCCGCCAGGAACTTCGCGTTCTCCACCAGGAAGAACTCCGCCTCGCTGTGGGCGAGGATGAACTCCACCTGCTCGGGGCTGCTGGTGGTGTAGATGCCGACCGGCGCTCCGCCCAGCGCC
It includes:
- a CDS encoding shikimate dehydrogenase, which gives rise to MTPLLRVVTLPPTLLGSEAIRFAEEVRRRGANVLEVRTDLHAPEAVDGQALARVLPLLISERGKPLPSSWMEAATYVDRDVTVSVEVPSSKWRLVASHHAARPLSSDEALCLWEQTLPANAWVKHVEPLGPSSRVEELLETQSRLIARFGAGRVTVLGMGPAALPARVVLARRNALDYVAAGGSWSAAPGQRLLDDAVRELRAVERGTARGGASRLGILGTSIVHSRSPRIHRQPFDRIDIPEDGPVEELVDSLLPHYAGFAVTSPFKLRLARHTRAPLEAINTLVRRGNRWESFNTDVAGARAVLERLGAREVFVLGDGGSTAALRAIAPEAGVQLRVLKRSEVHEPLRGAGLWTWPDRIAPPEGLRFDGARVAVIAYGAPGRRVAQEIARRGGTPVMLGSAWFIAQARRQRELWESAT
- the aroC gene encoding chorismate synthase → MNTLGVLFRLTTFGESHGPALGSIIDGCPSGVPLTREHIQAALDRRRPGQSAIVTARSEPDQVEILSGVFEDKTLGTPIAAIVRNTNQRSGDYDKLKTEDRPGHADAVWRERYKHRDHRGGGRTSGRETLCRVIGGAVAEAYLARDLPQVRTVGWVSQVGNLVAAVPPPGLTRAQVDAHPTRCADPVLREEISQRILAAKEAGDSLGGSIDIRVEGLPVGLGEPIFGKLKALIAQALGSVGAVTGVVWGPPDLLSRIEQPGSVFHTQKEMYGGIQGGLANGEPMQVRAFFKPPATLADHAKGGRHDPCIMPRAVPVLEAMVSMVIADLVLQMNARPHSL
- a CDS encoding 3-dehydroquinate synthase, producing MSPTPPGAYRPAADHWGTFTKLSKRLPEGSVAVVDRTVARLHPGLIPALEARNPRAILQLVGGERAKNFETLQKVLAGGLTLPRSGTLVAVGGGTIGDVATVAAHLLKRGVRLVQVPTTLLAAVDSSLGGKGAVDMSVRGAVVKNPVGVFHYADETWICPELYTSLSEVQLREGAIEAWKMAVCLDGDLFRRYSRKPPPLQRLVKDARRLKENVCAQDPYEQTGLRRVLNFGHTFGHVLEGLSRFKLSHGDAVGLGMLCALDVGRLLGVTPQDVAIQVEEALNRGLGILGRDRIAALCKRAALKDVTTLLAADKKAGKAGELRMVLLSAIGAFDIKDVTENDWRTLWPAWTRGILP
- a CDS encoding 3-phosphoshikimate 1-carboxyvinyltransferase — protein: MSQLHVDPSHLAAARLTPPLSKSDAQRALVLAHLTGHWPLATLQAEPESDRAADVRVLTRGVEALRLPPGPVRDVDCADGGAPFRILVTQAAVTPGARVRLTGTPRLGERPHGPLFDSLRETLGPSGLVLTEGKPWPVEIHAPTTAGAPVFRVPGAQSSQYASSLLLGCAALYLREKRPWSVEIQGPLTSAGYLELTVTWLRRFGFTVEETASRFSVTGYQPSPSAPPIPGDWSSLGYLLLIAWRTGGSVERADPSSAHPDQALLRLIQPAGLTPVPGPDLTMRVEGQARDGLVASGKECPDLLPTLAALACVLPRPSTLTDVGILRLKESDRLEGIRKFVSAYGGTTTLEGETLTVTPPKAPPAHFAMDSHGDHRLAMVSATLAVLSGARLTLTGPECVEKSFPGFWRQLEKAGVRLSE
- a CDS encoding citrate synthase — translated: MPKDTLTITDNRTGKTYEVPIENGCVRTHALRQIKVNDEDFGLMGYDPAFLNTANCRSAITYIDGDKGILEYRGYPIEQLAEKSSFLEVAYLLLNGELPNPKELEQFIHLVTHHTYVHENIKTFMDGFRYDAHPMSMLGSTVAALSGFYPDAKNTKDERSRRIQITRLIAKMPTLAAFSFRHSMGLPYIYPDNDLSYVANFLAMIRRIGTATYKVHPVLERALDLLFILHADHEQNCSTTSVRTVGSSEVDPYSAVSAGIGALYGPLHGGANEAVLRMLREIGHVSKIPDFIKAVKSGEGEKKLMGFGHRVYKSYDPRAKVIKRVADEVFEVTGKNPLLDIAVELERIALQDEYFVKRKLYPNVDFYSGLIYEAMGFPVEMFPVLFAIPRTVGWCAQWEEMVKDPEQKIARPRQIFVGSQRRDYVSMDKRSGK
- a CDS encoding AMP-dependent synthetase/ligase codes for the protein MEQPRTMVHVLHEQATRHEHRPALWTRRGKTYVPTSWREYAQRVTRFALGLHALGFQQKGNLAIQSFNREEWLVADLAAMALGGAPVGIYTTSSPEQVEFILAHSEAEFFLVENAKFLAGALALRERLPKLRHIIVMDAPEPLPPGVLRYSDVLDKGTGADEGPYWERVNALEPDALATLIYTSGTTGNPKGVMLSHHNLVWTAGRLLQAVNFTGESLRLLSYLPLSHIAEQVLSLHAPLLLGGQVYFADSVDSVPQNLREVRPTFFFGVPRVWEKFKAKAEEGMRSQPAVRQKVLGWARGVATEYHTLSMRHEKVPLRLEAQYQLARKLVFGPLHTRIGFDQGQFFSTGAAPISRDVLEFFASIDIVIREVWGMSELTGPATLNTVEATRLGSIGRPLVGVEVRIAEDGEILVRGGLTCMGYYKEPAFTAELLEGGWLHTGDVGHLDGEGYAHITGRKKEIIVTSGGKKTPPANIEGLLKGVSPVSQSVVIGERRNYLVALLTLDAEKARALAKEKGWTEDVGALARDARLRKYLEEAIERDVNPKLARFETIKRFAVLPEDFSIDKGEMTPTLKVRRSAVEQKYADVIESMYAEGAGSESKAG